A single Micromonospora luteifusca DNA region contains:
- a CDS encoding acyl-CoA dehydrogenase: protein MTHYKSNLRDLEFNLFEVFGADRAFGQEPYSELDTDTARSFLAEVDRLAREDLAASYTDSDRNPPVFNPATHTAPLPESFKKSYQAFMDSEFWRLDLPPALGGTNAPRALWWALAELVLGSNAPVWMYASGPSFAHVLHVEGTERQKQWAKLFIDKQWGSTMVLTEPDAGSDVGAGRTRAIQQPDGSWHIEGVKRFITSGEHDLSDNIVHYVLARPVGVEGVGGPGTKGLSLFVVPKFHFDETTGELGERNGVYATNVEHKMGLKVSNTCEVTFGEHGVPAKGWLLGEKHDGIRQMFMIIEYARMMVGTKAIATLSTGYLNALEYAKNRVQGADLIQQADKTAPRVTITHHPDVRRSLLLQKSYAEGLRALVLYTATWQDKVAIAEAAGDEKAIKLAKRVNDLLLPLVKGVGSERAYEMLGHEALQTFGGSGFLQDYPLEQYVRDAKIDTLYEGTTAIQSLDLIFRKIVRDNGKALLAVSGEIQEFISSEAGNGQLKEERQALGKALGEIQNILGVLTGWLGEAQNGDTRALYKVGLSSRRFLLAIGDLVVGWLLQRQADVALKALAGEVSASDKAFYTGKVAAARFFAREVLPRIGADRRIIEAADLDIMDLPEEAF, encoded by the coding sequence ATGACCCACTACAAGAGCAACCTCCGGGATCTCGAATTCAATCTGTTCGAGGTCTTCGGGGCGGACCGGGCGTTCGGCCAGGAGCCGTACTCGGAGCTCGACACCGACACCGCCCGCAGCTTCCTCGCTGAGGTCGACCGCCTCGCCCGCGAGGACCTGGCCGCCAGCTACACGGACAGTGACCGCAACCCACCGGTCTTCAACCCGGCCACGCACACCGCGCCGCTGCCGGAGTCGTTCAAGAAGTCCTACCAGGCATTCATGGACTCCGAGTTCTGGCGACTGGACCTGCCGCCGGCGCTGGGCGGCACCAATGCGCCCCGCGCACTCTGGTGGGCACTCGCCGAACTGGTGCTCGGCTCGAACGCCCCGGTCTGGATGTACGCCTCCGGCCCGTCCTTCGCGCACGTCCTGCACGTCGAGGGCACCGAGCGGCAGAAGCAGTGGGCCAAGCTCTTCATCGACAAGCAGTGGGGCTCCACGATGGTGCTCACCGAGCCGGACGCCGGCTCGGACGTGGGTGCCGGCCGGACCCGGGCGATCCAGCAGCCGGACGGTTCCTGGCACATCGAGGGCGTCAAGCGCTTCATCACCTCGGGCGAGCACGACCTCAGCGACAACATCGTGCACTACGTGCTGGCCCGCCCGGTGGGCGTGGAGGGCGTCGGCGGCCCCGGCACCAAGGGCCTGTCGCTGTTCGTGGTGCCGAAGTTCCACTTCGACGAGACCACCGGCGAGCTGGGCGAGCGCAACGGTGTCTACGCCACGAACGTCGAGCACAAGATGGGCCTGAAGGTCTCCAATACCTGCGAGGTGACCTTTGGTGAGCACGGCGTGCCGGCCAAGGGTTGGCTGCTCGGCGAGAAGCACGACGGCATCCGGCAGATGTTCATGATCATCGAGTACGCCCGGATGATGGTCGGCACCAAGGCGATCGCCACCCTCTCCACCGGCTACCTCAACGCCCTCGAATACGCGAAGAACCGGGTGCAGGGCGCCGACCTGATCCAGCAGGCGGACAAGACCGCCCCGCGGGTCACCATCACCCACCACCCGGACGTGCGCCGATCGCTGCTGCTGCAGAAGTCGTACGCCGAGGGTCTTCGTGCGCTCGTCCTCTACACCGCCACCTGGCAGGACAAGGTCGCCATCGCCGAGGCGGCCGGCGACGAGAAGGCCATCAAGCTGGCCAAGCGGGTCAACGACCTGCTGCTGCCACTGGTCAAGGGTGTCGGCTCGGAGCGGGCCTACGAGATGCTCGGGCACGAGGCACTGCAGACCTTCGGTGGCTCGGGGTTCCTCCAGGACTACCCGCTTGAGCAGTACGTCCGGGACGCCAAGATCGACACTCTGTACGAGGGCACCACCGCCATCCAGAGTCTCGACCTGATCTTCCGCAAGATCGTCCGGGACAATGGCAAGGCCTTGCTGGCAGTCTCCGGTGAGATCCAGGAATTCATCTCCTCCGAGGCGGGCAACGGCCAGCTCAAGGAGGAGCGGCAGGCGCTCGGCAAGGCGCTGGGCGAGATCCAGAACATCCTCGGCGTGCTGACCGGCTGGCTGGGCGAGGCCCAGAATGGCGACACCCGCGCGCTCTACAAGGTTGGGCTGAGCAGCCGGCGGTTCCTCCTGGCGATCGGCGACCTGGTCGTCGGCTGGCTGCTCCAGCGGCAGGCTGACGTGGCGCTGAAGGCGCTGGCCGGCGAGGTATCCGCCAGCGACAAGGCGTTCTACACCGGCAAGGTGGCAGCTGCCCGCTTCTTCGCCCGCGAGGTGCTGCCCCGCATCGGCGCCGACCGGCGGATCATCGAGGCTGCCGACCTCGACATCATGGACCTCCCGGAGGAAGCCTTCTGA
- a CDS encoding SixA phosphatase family protein, with protein sequence MTDADLETRTLVLLRHAKAEQGSDAADDAERPLSARGSADAAAAGAWLAHHGLLPDVVICSTARRTRQTWHQVAMGMTGSPPEGGPAGPRPTVRYEPGAYDAHPEELLALVRTVDPTARTALLIAHNPGISLLSALLDPEGVDEGGLRTAELAVHRGPLGWAELGRSGAPLTARHAARG encoded by the coding sequence ATGACGGACGCCGACCTCGAGACCCGGACACTGGTGTTGCTGCGGCACGCGAAGGCGGAGCAGGGCAGCGACGCGGCGGACGATGCCGAGCGGCCACTGAGCGCACGCGGAAGCGCCGACGCGGCAGCGGCTGGTGCCTGGCTGGCGCACCACGGGTTGCTACCCGACGTGGTGATCTGTTCGACGGCCAGACGTACCCGCCAGACCTGGCATCAGGTGGCGATGGGGATGACCGGTTCGCCGCCGGAGGGCGGCCCGGCCGGGCCTCGCCCGACCGTGCGTTACGAGCCCGGCGCGTATGACGCCCACCCCGAGGAGTTGTTGGCGCTGGTCCGCACGGTCGACCCGACGGCCCGCACGGCTTTGCTGATCGCCCACAATCCGGGCATCTCGCTGCTGTCCGCCCTCCTCGACCCGGAGGGGGTGGACGAGGGGGGTTTGCGCACCGCCGAGCTGGCGGTGCACCGTGGCCCGCTCGGCTGGGCGGAGTTGGGTCGTTCGGGAGCGCCGCTCACGGCACGGCATGCCGCACGCGGCTGA
- a CDS encoding DUF6458 family protein, whose translation MGIGGSIFLIALGAIFAFAVEADLGWLDLSVVGWVLMLAGVAGLITTLYFWNSRRRTVVAAPVREERVVADRVVPVQENQVMREYREVRRPGPPA comes from the coding sequence ATGGGCATTGGTGGCAGCATCTTCTTGATCGCGCTGGGCGCGATCTTCGCATTCGCCGTGGAGGCCGACCTGGGCTGGCTGGACCTGTCCGTGGTCGGCTGGGTGCTGATGCTGGCCGGCGTCGCCGGTCTGATCACCACCCTCTACTTCTGGAACAGCCGTCGCCGCACGGTGGTCGCCGCGCCGGTCCGTGAGGAGCGCGTGGTGGCCGACCGCGTTGTGCCGGTCCAGGAAAACCAGGTCATGCGGGAGTACCGCGAGGTGCGTCGGCCGGGACCGCCGGCCTGA
- a CDS encoding DUF6458 family protein, with product MGVGSGIFLIAIGAILTFALRANVWWIDVRAVGWVFILAGLAVLLTTLWFWQDRRKRARTLIVEENRLSHPTAMMPPPPDPPPPTAPPS from the coding sequence ATGGGTGTAGGAAGCGGCATTTTTCTCATCGCGATTGGCGCGATCCTGACCTTCGCACTGAGAGCCAACGTCTGGTGGATCGACGTGCGGGCGGTCGGCTGGGTGTTCATCCTGGCCGGGCTGGCCGTACTGCTGACCACGCTCTGGTTCTGGCAGGACCGGCGCAAGCGGGCCCGGACCCTCATCGTCGAGGAGAACCGGCTCTCTCATCCGACGGCGATGATGCCGCCACCGCCCGACCCGCCACCACCGACCGCACCGCCGTCCTGA